One window of the Pseudochaenichthys georgianus chromosome 21, fPseGeo1.2, whole genome shotgun sequence genome contains the following:
- the LOC117466889 gene encoding uncharacterized protein produces MCKYYPYIQRVVESFPELQYVLQMRPFLSVMHAKGHSTKCEVEWSGRNQEGAGLTVGEEVEAVNSYLSRVATTKQYMSKARRTDMITIHARGWNLRKKQNLHRYLSQRYVKTNKRTDEKDKDIQTLQTKLQTTEEGMKQWVKEVEEWAASSPKSTNCQDQQGLQRVMEGLALKIKQRKIELYRTIDNNKDRKPKRDIIAKNKRKLEEAIAVYNNLVPDTEAVDTADAVLSQDFPIWPWDSASTVPLETKKMAFDKVMLLSRLREEDGILIKEMKNHCRYLTGSSRAVQREIQQIEKDLCKQSCPFAMALEAYEGLKDLLKKRLQEMEKQKEEASSTYRNVLEDPAALQEEDHEGEEEVWDAEVCLTLDDTDSSDDEKQD; encoded by the exons ATGTGTAAATACTACCCATATATACAGAGGGTAGTTGAGTCCTTTCCAGAACTGCAGTATGTCCTGCAAATGCGGCCATTTCTGTCAGTGATGCATGCGAAAGGTCACTCGACAAAATGCGAg GTGGAGTGGAGTGGTCGCAACCAGGAAGGGGCAG GTTTGACAGTTGGAGAGGAAGTGGAGGCTGTCAATTCATACCTCTCTCGTGTGGCAACGACCAAACAATACATGTCCAAAGCAA GACGTACTGACATGATAACGATACATGCTCGTGGATGGAACTTGAGGAAGAAGCAGAACTTGCACAGATACCTGTCTCAACGATATGTGAAG ACCAACAAAAGGACTGATGAAAAGGACAAGGACATTCAAACCCTGCAAACAAAACTGCAGACAACAGAGGAGGGAATGAAGCAGTGGGTGAAGGAGGTTGAGGAGTGGGCTGCATCAA GTCCAAAATCCACCAACTGCCAGGATCAACAGGGGCTGCAGCGGGTCATGGAGGGCCTCGCCCTCAAAATCAAACAGCGGAAAATTGAGCTGTACAGAACCATAG ACAATAACAAAGACCGCAAGCCCAAACGGGATATCATTGCAAAGAACAAGCGGAAACTGGAGGAGGCGATTGCAGTTTACAACAACCTTGTGCCAGACACAGAGGCTGTTGATACAGCAGATGCAGTCCTAAGTCAAGACTTCCCTATTTGGCCATGGGATTCTG CATCCACAGTCCCCCTCGAGACAAAAAAAATGGCCTTTGACAAAGTCATGCTGCTCTCTCGACTTCGAGAAGAGGATGGGATTCTCATCAAAGAGATGAAGAACCATTGCCGCTACCTGACAGGATCTTCCAGAGCTGTGCAAAGAGAGATCCAGCAGATTGAGAAGGACCTGTGTAAACAGA GCTGTCCTTTTGCCATGGCCTTGGAAGCATATGAGGGGCTGAaggatttattgaaaaaaaggctCCAGGAGATGGAGAAACAAAAGGAGGAGGCCTCCAGCACATACAG GAATGTTTTGGAGGACCCCGCTGCCCTACAGGAGGAAGACCatgaaggagaggaggaagtgTGGGATGCGGAGGTCTGTCTCACCCTTGATGACACTGACTCCTCTGATGATGAGAAGCAAGATTAG